From the genome of Psychrilyobacter atlanticus DSM 19335, one region includes:
- a CDS encoding TIGR02206 family membrane protein, with translation MITIREFTLFSIEHFFYIFGYGSLAILALSLPKIFKLDIDKFAKISGYFILIEKTIELIYRYIVFKEPFTNLLPFNMCNYTLVLAAFMMIFRSNKIFNLVYFWSIGAILAIMTPDIRIAFPNYSNISFFVTHYYIYFAVFYGLKYFKFTITFNALKKSYIYINGIMLILFPLNFLLNTNYMFLKNKPISSPMDFLGPWPYYIISLEVVMIILFTLMYLPFRKKTLKTL, from the coding sequence GTGATTACAATCAGAGAATTTACATTATTCAGTATAGAACACTTTTTTTATATTTTCGGTTATGGCAGCTTAGCTATTTTAGCACTATCCCTGCCAAAAATATTTAAACTTGATATAGATAAATTTGCCAAAATTTCTGGGTATTTTATCTTAATAGAAAAAACTATCGAATTGATCTATAGATACATTGTTTTCAAGGAACCCTTTACCAACCTTTTACCATTTAATATGTGTAATTACACCTTAGTTTTAGCAGCTTTTATGATGATCTTTAGATCCAATAAGATCTTTAATCTTGTATATTTTTGGAGTATCGGAGCTATCTTAGCAATTATGACACCAGATATCAGGATTGCCTTTCCAAATTACTCAAATATTAGTTTTTTTGTAACACATTACTATATTTATTTTGCTGTATTTTACGGTTTAAAATACTTTAAGTTTACTATTACTTTTAATGCTTTAAAAAAATCATATATTTATATAAATGGAATAATGCTGATACTTTTCCCACTTAATTTTTTATTGAATACAAACTATATGTTTTTAAAAAATAAGCCAATCTCAAGTCCTATGGATTTTTTAGGCCCTTGGCCATATTATATAATTTCTTTAGAAGTAGTTATGATAATATTATTTACTCTGATGTATCTGCCATTTAGAAAAAAAACACTAAAAACTCTGTAG